A genomic segment from Melanotaenia boesemani isolate fMelBoe1 chromosome 9, fMelBoe1.pri, whole genome shotgun sequence encodes:
- the apbb1 gene encoding amyloid-beta A4 precursor protein-binding family B member 1 isoform X2, with protein MGGHDDEDMTYVVNKQKQDEELQNKLNDGSHWCDQESTGNNAKWVKEGQNQLRKVAENHQEQDHNCNINQNGNKEDFPCQNITQEEQQGNEEQTKSPKIAMTPGLSQEESKNILNEPLLIDTLESTEEKDKEREEDDKEKESKSDEETSSGTRGEKVAEQSNVESQREGAVVGRNACLLFSNMNGTPSDEESSWPVLCQDNTADSSPNGNRESFWDSSAFETDTDLPSGWMRVRDTSGTYYWHIPTGTTQWEPPSPLGKVGDSMMSSTMSLETTPCEEPEESWAQLSSTDEGAGEGELWKEEGEVASDQSLKEFEGATLRYASINLNYNCSQSEEEEKLAPLCTDLETKCFAVRSLGWVEMSEEDMAPGKSSVAVNNCIRQLSYHKHNLHDTVGIWGEGKDMLMVLEDDTMKLIDPLGQTLLHAQPIGSIRVWGVGRDNGRDFAYVARDNLTQVLKCHVFRCDSPAKNIATSLHEMCSKIMMERKATKPGVSRLNSDPSKPLVIPVEEFPAPKNELFQRFHVYYLGCESVSRPVGMEIINEALEAAINGKDKNDWTPVSVNVAPATLTILSRQEEEVLSECRVRFLSFMGVGKDVHTFAFIMAEGPRDFSCHMFWCEPNAASLSEAVQAACMLRYQKCLDARPPSLASCLPTPPTDSVARRVKKGVQSLLGSFKSYRSGSQSP; from the exons ATGGGGGGTCATGATGATGAAGATATGACATATGTtgtgaataaacaaaaacaagatgagGAGCTACAAAACAAGCTGAATGATGGTAGCCACTGGTGCGACCAGGAGTCCACAGGCAACAATGCCAAATGGGTCAAAGAAGGCCAGAACCAGCTGCGGAAAGTAGCAGAAAACCATCAGGAACAGGACCATAACTGCAATATCAACCAGAATGGAAACAAGGAAGACTTTCCTTGCCAGAACATCACTCAGGAAGAACAGCAGGGAAATGAGGAGCAGACCAAGTCTCCCAAAATAGCAATGACCCCTGGCCTCAGTCAAGAGGAGTCAAAGAACATCCTTAATGAGCCACTACTGATTGACACTCTGGAGTCAACAGAGGAGAAAGATAAAGAGAGGGAAGAGGATGACAAGGAGAAGGAAAGTAAATCAGATGAGGAGACATCAAGTGGCACCAGAGGAGAAAAAGTGGCCGAGCAGAGTAATGTAGAGTCTCAAAGAGAAGGCGCTGTTGTGGGGAGAAATGCTTGCCTCCTCTTCTCCAACATGAATGGGACACCAAGTGATGAAGAGTCCAGCTGGCCTGTGCTGTGTCAGGACAACACAGCTGACAGCTCTCCTAATGGTAACAGAG AGTCTTTCTGGGACTCCAGTGCTTTTGAGACAGACACAGACCTGCCTTCAGGATGGATGAGGGTGCGAGACACATCAGGCACATACTACTGGCATATTCCCACAGGCACCACCCAGTGGGAGCCTCCTTCACCCCTGGGTAAAGTTGGTGACTCAATGATGTCCTCCACTATGTCTTTGGAGACTACACCCTGTGAGGAACCTGAG GAATCCTGGGCTCAGCTTTCTAGCACAGATGAAGGTGCTGGTGAGGGGGAACTTTGGAAG GAGGAAGGAGAGGTTGCGTCTGATCAAAGTCTGAAGGAGTTTGAAGGAGCAACTCTGCGCTATGCATCTATCAACCTGAA TTACAATTGCTCCCAgtctgaggaagaagagaagcTTGCTCCACTGTGCACAGATTTAGAAACTAAG TGTTTTGCTGTGCGTTCTCTTGGCTGGGTAGAGATGTCTGAGGAGGATATGGCACCTGGCAAGAGTAGTGTTGCTGTCAACAACTGCATCAGGCAGCTGTCATATCACAAACACAACCTTCATGACACTGTTGGTATCTGGGGAGAG GGCAAAGACATGCTAATGGTCCTGGAGGATGACACCATGAAGCTAATTGACCCGCTGGGTCAGACTCTGCTCCACGCTCAGCCAATTGGCAGCATCCGTGTTTGGGGTGTTGGCAGAGACAACGGCAG GGATTTTGCTTATGTGGCTCGAGACAACCTGACCCAAGTTCTGAAGTGTCATGTTTTCCGTTGTGACTCTCCTGCCAAGAATATTGCTACTAGCTTACATGAGATGTGCTCAAAG ATAATGATGGAAAGAAAGGCAACCAAACCAGGGGTGAGCCGACTCAACTCTGACCCAAGTAAACCTTTGGTCATCCCAGTTGAAG AGTTTCCTGCTCCAAAAAATGAACTCTTCCAACGCTTCCATGTTTATTACCTTGGTTGTGAGTCTGTGTCTAGACCAGTTG GAATGGAAATAATCAATGAAGCATTAGAAGCGGCAATAAATGGCAAAGACAAAAATGACTGGACTCCTGTCTCTGTAAATGTTGCACCAGCCACCCTCACCATACTTTCAAGACAg GAGGAGGAGGTACTGTCAGAGTGTAGGGTCCGTTTCCTGTCTTTCATGGGTGTGGGGAAGGATGTCCACACCTTCGCTTTCATCATGGCGGAGGGTCCTCGAGACTTCAGCTGTCACATGTTTTGGTGTGAGCCCAACGCTGCCAGTCTGAGTGAAGCTGTGCAGGCTGCCTGCATG CTCCGCTACCAGAAATGTTTGGATGCACGTCCACCCAGTCTGGCCTCCTGCCTGCCCACTCCTCCTACTGACTCTGTGGCTCGACGGGTCAAGAAGGGGGTGCAGAGTCTGCTGGGCAGCTTTAAGAGCTACAGGTCAGGTTCTCAATCCCCATGA
- the apbb1 gene encoding amyloid-beta A4 precursor protein-binding family B member 1 isoform X1: MGGHDDEDMTYVVNKQKQDEELQNKLNDGSHWCDQESTGNNAKWVKEGQNQLRKVAENHQEQDHNCNINQNGNKEDFPCQNITQEEQQGNEEQTKSPKIAMTPGLSQEESKNILNEPLLIDTLESTEEKDKEREEDDKEKESKSDEETSSGTRGEKVAEQSNVESQREGAVVGRNACLLFSNMNGTPSDEESSWPVLCQDNTADSSPNGNRESFWDSSAFETDTDLPSGWMRVRDTSGTYYWHIPTGTTQWEPPSPLGKVGDSMMSSTMSLETTPCEEPEESWAQLSSTDEGAGEGELWKEEGEVASDQSLKEFEGATLRYASINLNYNCSQSEEEEKLAPLCTDLETKCFAVRSLGWVEMSEEDMAPGKSSVAVNNCIRQLSYHKHNLHDTVGIWGEGKDMLMVLEDDTMKLIDPLGQTLLHAQPIGSIRVWGVGRDNGRERDFAYVARDNLTQVLKCHVFRCDSPAKNIATSLHEMCSKIMMERKATKPGVSRLNSDPSKPLVIPVEEFPAPKNELFQRFHVYYLGCESVSRPVGMEIINEALEAAINGKDKNDWTPVSVNVAPATLTILSRQEEEVLSECRVRFLSFMGVGKDVHTFAFIMAEGPRDFSCHMFWCEPNAASLSEAVQAACMLRYQKCLDARPPSLASCLPTPPTDSVARRVKKGVQSLLGSFKSYRSGSQSP; this comes from the exons ATGGGGGGTCATGATGATGAAGATATGACATATGTtgtgaataaacaaaaacaagatgagGAGCTACAAAACAAGCTGAATGATGGTAGCCACTGGTGCGACCAGGAGTCCACAGGCAACAATGCCAAATGGGTCAAAGAAGGCCAGAACCAGCTGCGGAAAGTAGCAGAAAACCATCAGGAACAGGACCATAACTGCAATATCAACCAGAATGGAAACAAGGAAGACTTTCCTTGCCAGAACATCACTCAGGAAGAACAGCAGGGAAATGAGGAGCAGACCAAGTCTCCCAAAATAGCAATGACCCCTGGCCTCAGTCAAGAGGAGTCAAAGAACATCCTTAATGAGCCACTACTGATTGACACTCTGGAGTCAACAGAGGAGAAAGATAAAGAGAGGGAAGAGGATGACAAGGAGAAGGAAAGTAAATCAGATGAGGAGACATCAAGTGGCACCAGAGGAGAAAAAGTGGCCGAGCAGAGTAATGTAGAGTCTCAAAGAGAAGGCGCTGTTGTGGGGAGAAATGCTTGCCTCCTCTTCTCCAACATGAATGGGACACCAAGTGATGAAGAGTCCAGCTGGCCTGTGCTGTGTCAGGACAACACAGCTGACAGCTCTCCTAATGGTAACAGAG AGTCTTTCTGGGACTCCAGTGCTTTTGAGACAGACACAGACCTGCCTTCAGGATGGATGAGGGTGCGAGACACATCAGGCACATACTACTGGCATATTCCCACAGGCACCACCCAGTGGGAGCCTCCTTCACCCCTGGGTAAAGTTGGTGACTCAATGATGTCCTCCACTATGTCTTTGGAGACTACACCCTGTGAGGAACCTGAG GAATCCTGGGCTCAGCTTTCTAGCACAGATGAAGGTGCTGGTGAGGGGGAACTTTGGAAG GAGGAAGGAGAGGTTGCGTCTGATCAAAGTCTGAAGGAGTTTGAAGGAGCAACTCTGCGCTATGCATCTATCAACCTGAA TTACAATTGCTCCCAgtctgaggaagaagagaagcTTGCTCCACTGTGCACAGATTTAGAAACTAAG TGTTTTGCTGTGCGTTCTCTTGGCTGGGTAGAGATGTCTGAGGAGGATATGGCACCTGGCAAGAGTAGTGTTGCTGTCAACAACTGCATCAGGCAGCTGTCATATCACAAACACAACCTTCATGACACTGTTGGTATCTGGGGAGAG GGCAAAGACATGCTAATGGTCCTGGAGGATGACACCATGAAGCTAATTGACCCGCTGGGTCAGACTCTGCTCCACGCTCAGCCAATTGGCAGCATCCGTGTTTGGGGTGTTGGCAGAGACAACGGCAG GGAAAG GGATTTTGCTTATGTGGCTCGAGACAACCTGACCCAAGTTCTGAAGTGTCATGTTTTCCGTTGTGACTCTCCTGCCAAGAATATTGCTACTAGCTTACATGAGATGTGCTCAAAG ATAATGATGGAAAGAAAGGCAACCAAACCAGGGGTGAGCCGACTCAACTCTGACCCAAGTAAACCTTTGGTCATCCCAGTTGAAG AGTTTCCTGCTCCAAAAAATGAACTCTTCCAACGCTTCCATGTTTATTACCTTGGTTGTGAGTCTGTGTCTAGACCAGTTG GAATGGAAATAATCAATGAAGCATTAGAAGCGGCAATAAATGGCAAAGACAAAAATGACTGGACTCCTGTCTCTGTAAATGTTGCACCAGCCACCCTCACCATACTTTCAAGACAg GAGGAGGAGGTACTGTCAGAGTGTAGGGTCCGTTTCCTGTCTTTCATGGGTGTGGGGAAGGATGTCCACACCTTCGCTTTCATCATGGCGGAGGGTCCTCGAGACTTCAGCTGTCACATGTTTTGGTGTGAGCCCAACGCTGCCAGTCTGAGTGAAGCTGTGCAGGCTGCCTGCATG CTCCGCTACCAGAAATGTTTGGATGCACGTCCACCCAGTCTGGCCTCCTGCCTGCCCACTCCTCCTACTGACTCTGTGGCTCGACGGGTCAAGAAGGGGGTGCAGAGTCTGCTGGGCAGCTTTAAGAGCTACAGGTCAGGTTCTCAATCCCCATGA